The following nucleotide sequence is from Phycisphaerae bacterium.
ACCACCGAGCCATCTGAGGAAACGCCAGTGGCTTCACTATAAAGGTCGCCACCAGGCAAGTCTCCAAGCAGCGCCATTCCGGTAGCATTTGTCCAGCGATACGCCTGCGTGCCAAACGCGTTTGTACGACTCCCGACAATCACCGAGCCATTGGCCGATGCTGCATAGGCCCTGCTGGGATTACCCGCACCCGGATTGGACGACAAAGGCATGACTCCGCCCGCAGTGGTCCAACGGACCGCCTCCAAGATACTGTAAGTCGAGCCGGTTCCGACTACGACAGCGCCGTCGTCGGAGACTCCGCTCGCGATACTGTACGGCCCTCCCCCGGGAATGAATCCCAATCCCACGATGCCGGTCTCGATGGTCCAACGGAATCCCTCATCGAAATAGCCGACACCCGGAACATAGCGTTCGCTAAGTCCCACTACGACTGAGCCGTCGGCGGAAACACCAAGTGCTCCGCTGTAATGGGCATCTGACAGGTGGCCTAGCCCGAGAAAACTCGGAGTCACGCCTAGGCTTTGTGCGATTGAAGATGCGGAAATGGAGCAAAACACAAAGATATACACGCCCAAAAAACGACCTGGAGTACCCATGTCGCGCTTCCTTATTTGGCGAGTAAATCAAACTGCGAGCCTAAACGGTCAGCGTTCTTATTACAAGTGGTCAACCCCGTATTCGCTTGATAATGTCGGTCGTGCTCCGGCCTTCTAGCAGCGGGGCCAGCAGTACTTTCCCACCATATTTCTCGACGAACTCCTGACCCGCGACCGTCTTGCCGGACCAGTCGGCGCCTTTGAGGAGGATGTCGGGGCGGACGGCTTCGATCAGTTTCGCGGGCGTGTCGTCGTCGAAGAGGACGACGTAGTCGACGTCGGCGAGAGCGGCCAGCACCGCGGCGCGGTCGTCCTGGGCGACGATGGGGCGGCCGTCGCCTTTGCCGAGGCGGCGGACGGAGGCGTCGGAGTTGAGACCGACGACGAGCAGGTCGGCGTGCTGTTTGCAGAAGGCGAAGTTGGCGACGTGACCGGCGTGGAGGAGGTCGAAGCAGCCGTTGGTGAAGGCGATTTTCTCATGCCGCGCGCGGCGGCGGGCGAGTTCCGGGAGGAGGTGGTCGAGGGTGCGGACTTTGCCGAGCGTTTTGTGGTGTTCGAGGAGGATCTCCCCGACGACTTCTTCGCGCGTGATGGGGACGCAGCCGAATTTTTCGACTTCGAGGCCGCCGGCGACATTGGCGAGGGCGACGGCCTCGCGCCAGTCGGCGCCAGCCGCGACGGCGACGGCGAGAGCAGCGAGGACTTCATCGCCCGCGCCGGTCACGTCGTACACATCGCGGGATTTGGTCGGAATATGCTCGAAGGCCCCGCCGGGGCCGATCAGGGCGGCGCCCTCGGCGTCGAGCGTGACACATGCGTAGCCGGTCTGGCAGGCGGCGATGATCTTTGACGCGGCGCCCTTGACGGCGGCGACGCTGCGCAGGCGGGCGCCGATCAGCTTCTCTGTTTCCGTGCGGTTCGGCGTGACGATCGTCGCCCCAGAGTATCGACTGTAGTCGGTGAGGTTGGCGGGGTCGACGAGAACGGGGAGCTTGCGCTTTTTCGCGGCGGCGATGACGGCTTGCGCG
It contains:
- the rfaE2 gene encoding D-glycero-beta-D-manno-heptose 1-phosphate adenylyltransferase: MWERLCEILDRAAGRRILVVGDFMIDRYLYGDAERISPEAPVPVLRVVRQEDALGGAGSVAADIAALGATANCLGIAGEDADSELLSALLTKAGADASGLVRIKDRPTTRKTRLVGLAQHRHRQQLIRIDDENSDPLDDTTADLLLARLEERLTGCGAVCIEDYHKGVITPKTAQAVIAAAKKRKLPVLVDPANLTDYSRYSGATIVTPNRTETEKLIGARLRSVAAVKGAASKIIAACQTGYACVTLDAEGAALIGPGGAFEHIPTKSRDVYDVTGAGDEVLAALAVAVAAGADWREAVALANVAGGLEVEKFGCVPITREEVVGEILLEHHKTLGKVRTLDHLLPELARRRARHEKIAFTNGCFDLLHAGHVANFAFCKQHADLLVVGLNSDASVRRLGKGDGRPIVAQDDRAAVLAALADVDYVVLFDDDTPAKLIEAVRPDILLKGADWSGKTVAGQEFVEKYGGKVLLAPLLEGRSTTDIIKRIRG